One segment of Haemophilus influenzae DNA contains the following:
- the frdA gene encoding fumarate reductase (quinol) flavoprotein subunit: MQTVNVDIAIVGAGGGGLRAAISAAEANPNLKIALVSKVYPMRSHTVAAEGGAAAVIKEEDSYDKHFQDTVAGGDWLCEQDVVEYFVQHSPVEMTQLERWGCPWSRKADGDVNVRRFGGMKIERTWFAADKTGFHLLHTLFQTSIQYPQIKRFDEHFVLDILVDDGHARGMVAMNMMEGSLVQINANAVVIATGGGCRAFKFNTNGGIVTGDGLSMAYRHGVPLRDMEFVQYHPTGLPNTGILMTEGCRGEGGILVNKDGYRYLQDYGLGPETPIGKPQNKYMELGPRDKVSQAFWQEWKKGNTLKTAKSVDVVHLDLRHLGEKYLHERLPFICELASAYEGVNPVNEPIPVRPVVHYTMGGIEVDFNSETRIKGLFAVGECASSGLHGANRLGSNSLAELVVLGRVAGEYAAQRAVEAQSVNQSAVDAQAKDVVARLEALHKQEGNESWSEIRDEMGTVMEEGCGIYRDQASMQKAVDKIAELKERYKRIRISDNSSVFNTDVLYTVELGYILDVAQSIANSAIERKESRGAHQRLDYTERDDVNYLKHTLAFYNENGAPRIEYSPVKITKSQPAKRVYGAEAEAQEAAAKAKEQANG; encoded by the coding sequence GTGCAAACAGTTAATGTCGATATTGCGATTGTTGGTGCTGGTGGCGGTGGTTTACGTGCAGCGATTTCCGCAGCAGAAGCAAATCCTAACCTAAAAATTGCATTAGTTTCTAAAGTATACCCGATGCGTAGCCATACCGTGGCAGCAGAAGGTGGCGCAGCGGCAGTTATCAAAGAAGAAGATTCTTACGATAAACACTTTCAAGATACCGTTGCTGGTGGGGACTGGCTTTGTGAGCAAGATGTAGTGGAATATTTCGTACAACATTCCCCTGTAGAAATGACTCAATTAGAACGTTGGGGATGCCCTTGGAGTCGTAAAGCTGATGGCGATGTAAACGTGCGTCGTTTTGGTGGAATGAAAATTGAACGTACTTGGTTCGCAGCGGATAAAACAGGTTTCCATTTACTACACACACTTTTCCAAACTTCTATTCAATATCCACAAATCAAACGTTTTGATGAACACTTCGTATTAGATATTCTTGTTGATGATGGCCATGCTCGTGGTATGGTTGCAATGAATATGATGGAAGGTTCACTTGTTCAAATTAATGCCAATGCGGTTGTGATTGCCACTGGCGGTGGTTGTCGTGCATTTAAATTTAATACCAATGGCGGCATTGTAACAGGTGACGGCTTGTCTATGGCGTATCGTCACGGTGTACCACTTCGTGATATGGAGTTTGTTCAATATCATCCAACAGGCTTACCGAATACGGGTATTTTAATGACCGAAGGTTGTCGTGGCGAAGGCGGCATCTTAGTGAATAAAGATGGCTATCGCTATCTTCAAGATTACGGTCTAGGTCCTGAAACGCCAATTGGCAAACCTCAAAATAAATATATGGAGCTTGGCCCTCGTGATAAAGTTTCTCAAGCATTCTGGCAAGAATGGAAAAAAGGTAATACCTTAAAAACCGCGAAAAGCGTGGATGTTGTGCATTTAGATTTACGTCATCTTGGCGAAAAATATTTACACGAGCGTCTGCCATTTATTTGTGAATTAGCAAGTGCTTATGAAGGTGTAAATCCAGTAAATGAACCAATCCCTGTTCGTCCAGTTGTTCACTATACAATGGGCGGTATTGAGGTTGATTTTAACAGCGAAACTCGTATCAAAGGTTTATTTGCTGTAGGAGAATGTGCATCTTCAGGTTTACATGGTGCAAATCGTTTAGGATCTAACTCTTTAGCTGAACTTGTTGTGTTAGGTCGTGTTGCAGGGGAATATGCGGCACAACGTGCAGTTGAGGCTCAATCGGTAAATCAAAGTGCGGTTGATGCTCAAGCAAAAGATGTTGTTGCTCGTTTAGAAGCCCTTCATAAACAGGAAGGTAATGAATCTTGGTCTGAAATCCGTGATGAAATGGGTACTGTGATGGAAGAAGGTTGTGGTATTTACCGTGACCAAGCAAGCATGCAAAAAGCAGTAGATAAAATTGCAGAATTAAAAGAACGTTACAAACGTATTCGCATATCAGATAACTCAAGTGTGTTCAATACAGATGTGCTTTACACCGTTGAGTTGGGTTACATCCTAGATGTTGCACAATCTATTGCAAATTCAGCGATTGAACGTAAAGAATCTCGTGGTGCCCATCAACGCTTAGATTACACTGAACGTGATGATGTAAATTATTTAAAACACACACTTGCTTTCTACAATGAAAATGGCGCACCGCGCATTGAATATAGCCCAGTGAAAATTACCAAATCTCAACCTGCAAAACGTGTTTACGGTGCGGAAGCAGAAGCTCAAGAAGCAGCTGCGAAAGCTAAGGAGCAAGCAAATGGCTAA
- a CDS encoding succinate dehydrogenase/fumarate reductase iron-sulfur subunit codes for MANSPVMNVEVLRYNPEIDQEPHLSTYQVPYDNQTSLLDALGYIKDKLEPSLSYRWSCRMAICGSCGMMVNNKPKLACKTFLRDYSGHMRIEPLANFPIERDLVVDLSHFIESLEAIKPYIIGNEAPALDGKPHPSKELQVSRTKQTPAQLEKYRQFSMCINCGLCYAACPQFGLNPEFLGPAAITMAHRYNLDNRDHGKAKRMSLLNGKNGVWSCTFVGYCSEVCPKHVDPASAINQGKVESAKDYVISMLKPKS; via the coding sequence ATGGCTAATTCACCAGTAATGAATGTAGAAGTATTACGCTACAATCCTGAAATCGATCAAGAGCCGCATTTAAGTACTTATCAAGTACCTTATGATAATCAAACTTCATTGCTTGATGCGTTAGGTTATATCAAGGATAAACTTGAGCCATCTCTTTCTTATCGCTGGTCTTGCCGTATGGCGATTTGTGGTTCTTGCGGTATGATGGTAAATAACAAACCGAAATTGGCGTGTAAAACGTTCTTACGTGATTACAGCGGTCATATGCGTATTGAGCCGTTAGCAAACTTCCCAATTGAACGCGACTTAGTGGTTGATTTAAGCCACTTTATCGAAAGTTTAGAGGCAATTAAACCTTATATTATTGGTAACGAAGCGCCAGCATTAGATGGTAAACCACATCCATCAAAAGAGTTGCAAGTAAGCCGTACTAAACAAACGCCAGCACAGCTTGAGAAATATCGTCAATTCTCAATGTGTATCAACTGTGGTTTATGCTATGCCGCTTGCCCTCAATTTGGTTTAAATCCTGAATTCTTAGGCCCTGCAGCTATTACTATGGCTCATCGTTATAATCTTGATAACCGTGACCATGGTAAAGCAAAACGTATGTCATTATTAAATGGTAAAAATGGGGTTTGGAGTTGTACTTTCGTTGGCTATTGCTCAGAAGTTTGTCCAAAACATGTGGATCCAGCTTCTGCAATTAACCAAGGAAAAGTGGAAAGTGCCAAAGATTATGTTATCTCTATGCTAAAACCAAAAAGCTAA
- the frdC gene encoding fumarate reductase subunit FrdC, with amino-acid sequence MSVTVSKRKKYVRPMTATWWQKLDFYKAYMLREATSIFAVWFCIVLLYGVLCLASNPIPGLGILSFIEFLRNPIVVFLNIITLIATLYHTVTYFLMTPKVMNIIVKNERLPHTVVRNALWAVTALVSVIALVLVYI; translated from the coding sequence ATGTCAGTAACAGTGAGTAAACGTAAAAAATATGTTCGTCCAATGACAGCGACTTGGTGGCAAAAATTGGACTTCTACAAAGCTTATATGCTACGTGAAGCGACTTCAATCTTTGCTGTATGGTTTTGTATTGTATTGCTTTATGGTGTTCTTTGCCTCGCAAGCAATCCAATACCAGGCTTAGGCATTTTGAGCTTTATTGAGTTTTTAAGAAACCCAATTGTGGTTTTCTTAAATATTATTACGCTTATCGCAACGCTTTATCATACGGTGACATATTTCTTAATGACACCAAAAGTGATGAATATCATTGTGAAAAATGAACGCCTACCACATACTGTGGTAAGAAATGCACTTTGGGCGGTAACAGCATTAGTTAGCGTGATTGCTTTAGTTTTAGTTTATATCTAA
- the frdD gene encoding fumarate reductase subunit FrdD has protein sequence MVDQNPKRSGEPPVWLMFGAGGTVSAIFLPVVILIIGLLLPFGLVDAHNLITFAYSWIGKLVILVLTIFPMWCGLHRIHHGMHDLKVHVPAGGFIFYGLATIYTVWVLFAVINL, from the coding sequence ATGGTTGATCAAAATCCAAAACGCTCCGGCGAACCGCCAGTATGGTTAATGTTCGGTGCAGGCGGCACAGTGAGTGCAATTTTCCTTCCTGTCGTTATTCTAATCATCGGTTTGTTATTACCATTTGGTTTAGTCGATGCGCATAATTTAATTACTTTTGCTTATTCTTGGATTGGTAAATTAGTTATTTTAGTGCTTACTATTTTTCCAATGTGGTGTGGTTTACACCGTATTCATCATGGTATGCACGATCTTAAAGTGCATGTGCCAGCAGGTGGATTTATCTTTTATGGTTTAGCCACAATTTATACTGTTTGGGTGTTATTTGCGGTAATAAACCTGTAA
- the mtgA gene encoding monofunctional biosynthetic peptidoglycan transglycosylase yields the protein MKKTKRIFTALSRLFSPKWWKKNWQRVVFRFFFAVFALLLIFRFVPIPFSAYMVQQKVANLLQGDFRYQIQYNWVSLENISPNIQLAVIASEDQRFPEHLGFDFEAIQGAIRYNEKSKKGIRGASTISQQTAKNLMLWHGQNWLRKGLEVPATMLLELTWSKKRILEVYLNIAEFGNGIFGVEAASRYYFRKSAKNLSQNEAALLAAVLPNPIIYKVNKPSLLVRKKQAWILRQMGNLGTEYLSHL from the coding sequence TTGAAAAAAACTAAGCGAATTTTTACCGCACTTTCACGCTTATTTAGTCCTAAATGGTGGAAAAAAAACTGGCAGCGAGTTGTCTTTCGTTTTTTTTTCGCCGTTTTTGCTTTGTTACTGATTTTTCGCTTTGTCCCTATTCCATTTTCCGCTTATATGGTACAACAAAAAGTCGCTAATCTTTTACAAGGCGATTTTCGATACCAAATTCAATATAACTGGGTCAGCCTAGAAAATATTTCTCCCAATATTCAGCTAGCCGTGATTGCATCAGAAGATCAGCGTTTTCCTGAACATTTAGGCTTTGATTTTGAGGCTATCCAAGGAGCAATTCGGTATAACGAAAAATCTAAAAAAGGAATTAGAGGAGCATCAACCATTTCCCAGCAAACCGCTAAAAACTTAATGCTTTGGCATGGACAAAATTGGCTAAGAAAAGGTTTAGAAGTTCCAGCAACTATGTTGCTCGAGCTGACTTGGTCAAAAAAACGTATTTTAGAAGTGTATTTAAATATTGCAGAATTTGGGAACGGCATTTTTGGTGTGGAGGCGGCAAGTCGCTATTACTTTAGAAAATCAGCTAAAAATTTATCTCAAAATGAAGCCGCACTTTTAGCTGCTGTGTTGCCTAATCCAATCATTTATAAAGTAAATAAGCCAAGCTTATTAGTTCGTAAAAAACAAGCTTGGATTTTGAGACAAATGGGAAATTTAGGTACCGAATACTTGAGCCATTTATAA
- the trpR gene encoding trp operon repressor, with protein MYISRNLEQWNTFLTMLKTAFEQDKAQEFLTLLLTSDERDAVGLRLQIVSQLLDKNLPQREIQQNLNTSAATITRGSNMIKTMDPDFMQWMKQHLDLIEKN; from the coding sequence ATGTATATTAGTCGTAATTTGGAACAATGGAACACATTTTTGACTATGCTGAAGACAGCATTTGAGCAAGATAAAGCCCAAGAATTTCTCACTTTATTATTAACATCTGATGAACGAGATGCCGTAGGATTACGCTTGCAAATTGTTTCTCAACTCTTGGATAAAAATCTCCCACAACGAGAAATTCAGCAAAACTTGAATACAAGCGCCGCCACCATTACTCGAGGTTCCAATATGATTAAAACGATGGATCCTGATTTTATGCAATGGATGAAACAACATCTTGATCTCATTGAAAAAAACTAA
- a CDS encoding transglycosylase SLT domain-containing protein, whose protein sequence is MKKVALISLCILTALSAFADSPNTATASINLEQEKQNWASAQHQDYLKRLKQREIFLQVEGMLKSAVKNQQFSEATQNITKNLIDLLQSYPLQYDLLARFWETKIAFLQNDDIQGKQQAINELNALVQQNYPFVTPAFQALLQKLSTLNEQQTSATSDNAKENNTNQKEQNQVENPKQLAEIVRKNDPNTLDKTVLIDAFPRYLKTLPEQMNNPNFESYQKWANTWQLSEDEIKQWKVAFLNRFFDNENADFQKWRDEQIQQLKTDNLTERRLRMAIWQKTELTSWLNLLSAESKSKQEWRYWEAKQDISKNTEKLTALSKERGFYPMLAAIQLKQIYQLNVPVAPSFTQAEQFPFKQVFAMITELRELGRNGLAKQRWRIMLDNADFITQLKLAQYAKNQQWFELAVDASIVAKAWDYLSLRLPNAYSEYFNAALQNLNVSKTFAMAIARQESAWNPMAQSSANARGLMQLLPSTAKLTAENNQLPYQGEQDLFKPLNNISLGTAHLNELNGKYPNNRILIAAAYNAGANRVEKWLARSNGKLALDEFVASIPFYETRGYVQNVVAYDFYYQILQNKARPKTFRHEEWDRLY, encoded by the coding sequence ATGAAAAAAGTTGCCTTAATTTCTCTCTGTATTTTGACCGCACTTTCTGCTTTTGCCGATTCACCTAACACGGCAACAGCATCCATCAATCTTGAGCAAGAAAAGCAAAACTGGGCGTCTGCACAGCATCAAGACTATTTAAAACGTTTAAAGCAACGTGAAATCTTCTTGCAAGTTGAAGGAATGCTAAAAAGTGCGGTAAAAAATCAACAGTTTTCTGAAGCAACTCAAAATATTACAAAAAACTTAATAGATTTATTGCAAAGTTACCCTTTGCAATATGATCTGCTTGCTCGATTTTGGGAGACAAAAATCGCCTTTTTGCAGAATGATGATATTCAAGGTAAACAACAAGCAATAAATGAACTGAATGCGTTAGTGCAACAAAATTACCCTTTTGTAACGCCAGCATTTCAAGCCTTATTACAAAAGCTATCCACTTTAAACGAACAGCAAACATCAGCAACGTCGGATAATGCTAAAGAAAATAACACGAATCAAAAAGAACAAAATCAAGTAGAAAATCCTAAACAACTTGCTGAAATTGTAAGAAAAAACGATCCTAACACTTTAGATAAAACCGTATTAATTGATGCTTTCCCACGTTATCTTAAAACGTTACCTGAACAAATGAATAACCCAAATTTTGAATCTTATCAAAAATGGGCAAATACTTGGCAGCTTTCAGAGGATGAAATTAAACAGTGGAAAGTCGCTTTTTTAAATCGTTTTTTTGATAATGAAAACGCTGATTTTCAAAAATGGCGTGATGAACAAATCCAACAATTAAAAACTGATAATCTAACCGAGCGCCGTTTACGAATGGCAATTTGGCAAAAAACTGAATTAACCTCTTGGCTGAATTTGCTTTCTGCTGAATCAAAAAGTAAGCAAGAATGGCGTTACTGGGAAGCGAAACAAGATATATCAAAAAATACAGAAAAACTGACCGCACTTTCCAAAGAGCGTGGCTTTTATCCAATGTTAGCGGCAATACAATTAAAACAAATATATCAACTGAATGTCCCTGTCGCGCCAAGTTTTACTCAAGCTGAACAATTTCCTTTTAAGCAAGTTTTTGCAATGATTACAGAATTAAGAGAACTTGGACGAAATGGTTTAGCAAAACAACGTTGGCGAATTATGCTGGATAATGCGGATTTCATAACTCAGCTAAAACTTGCACAATATGCCAAAAATCAGCAATGGTTTGAATTAGCTGTTGATGCTTCTATTGTGGCAAAAGCGTGGGATTATCTGTCCCTTCGTCTGCCAAATGCTTATTCTGAATACTTCAATGCAGCATTGCAAAATTTGAATGTCAGCAAAACTTTTGCTATGGCAATCGCTCGTCAAGAAAGTGCTTGGAATCCAATGGCACAATCTTCAGCAAATGCGCGGGGCTTAATGCAACTTCTGCCAAGCACGGCAAAATTGACTGCAGAGAATAATCAACTACCTTATCAAGGCGAACAAGATTTATTTAAACCATTAAATAATATTTCGCTCGGCACAGCACATCTGAATGAACTCAATGGAAAATATCCTAATAATCGAATATTGATTGCAGCTGCTTACAATGCAGGGGCAAATCGAGTAGAAAAATGGTTAGCACGATCTAATGGAAAATTAGCATTAGACGAATTTGTCGCATCTATTCCTTTTTATGAAACTCGTGGTTATGTGCAAAATGTCGTCGCTTATGATTTTTACTACCAAATTTTACAAAACAAAGCACGCCCAAAAACTTTTCGCCATGAAGAATGGGATCGGCTATACTAA
- a CDS encoding YciI family protein → MYYVIFAQDIPNTLEKRLAVREQHLARLKQLQAENRLLTAGPNPAIDDENPGEAGFTGSTVIAQFVNLQAAKDWAAQDPYVEAGVYADVIVKPFKKVF, encoded by the coding sequence ATGTACTATGTTATTTTTGCCCAAGATATTCCCAATACGTTAGAAAAACGTCTTGCCGTACGAGAGCAACACTTAGCTCGTTTAAAACAACTTCAAGCGGAAAACCGTTTACTTACGGCAGGCCCAAATCCTGCAATTGATGATGAAAATCCAGGAGAAGCAGGTTTTACTGGTTCAACCGTTATTGCACAATTCGTAAACTTACAAGCAGCAAAAGATTGGGCGGCACAAGATCCTTATGTCGAAGCGGGCGTATATGCAGATGTTATTGTAAAGCCGTTTAAAAAAGTCTTTTAA
- the yciA gene encoding acyl-CoA thioester hydrolase YciA, with the protein MSANFIDKNGRQSKGVLLLRTLAMPSDTNANGDIFGGWIMSQMDMGGAILAKEIAHGRVVTVAVESMNFIKPISVGDVVCCYGQCLKVGRSSIKIKVEVWVKKVASEPIGERYCVTDAVFTFVAVDNNGRSRTIPRENNQELEKALALISELEVEQPL; encoded by the coding sequence ATGTCTGCCAATTTTATTGATAAAAATGGTCGCCAATCAAAAGGTGTTCTTTTACTACGAACTTTGGCTATGCCTTCTGACACCAATGCCAACGGAGATATTTTTGGTGGCTGGATTATGTCTCAAATGGATATGGGCGGTGCGATTTTAGCAAAAGAAATCGCACACGGACGTGTGGTTACTGTTGCTGTTGAAAGTATGAATTTTATTAAACCAATCTCGGTAGGCGATGTGGTTTGTTGCTACGGACAATGTCTCAAAGTTGGGCGTTCTTCCATTAAAATTAAAGTGGAAGTATGGGTAAAAAAAGTGGCGAGTGAGCCAATTGGCGAACGTTATTGTGTAACTGATGCGGTATTTACTTTTGTTGCAGTTGATAATAATGGTCGCTCTCGCACGATTCCTCGTGAAAATAACCAAGAGTTAGAAAAAGCATTAGCCTTAATTTCAGAACTAGAAGTAGAACAACCCTTGTAA
- a CDS encoding septation protein A, translated as MKQLLDFIPLILFFITYKLGGVREAAIVLVVATILQIVILKWKYGTVEKQQKIMASAVVFFGLLTAYFNEIRYLQWKVTIINGLFAIVLLIAQFQFKTPLIKKLLGKELQLPEKAWNTLNFGWAIFFIICMLVNIYISHNMSEEAWVDFKSFGIIGMTLIATIISGAYIYRYLPKDDSNSKDGEK; from the coding sequence ATGAAACAACTCCTTGACTTTATCCCTTTAATTTTATTTTTTATTACTTACAAACTCGGTGGTGTACGTGAAGCAGCCATCGTATTAGTGGTTGCAACAATTTTGCAGATCGTGATTTTAAAATGGAAATACGGAACCGTTGAAAAACAACAAAAAATTATGGCAAGTGCGGTCGTTTTTTTTGGACTTTTAACCGCTTACTTTAATGAAATCCGCTATTTGCAATGGAAAGTGACGATTATCAATGGCTTATTTGCCATTGTTTTACTTATTGCACAATTTCAATTTAAAACCCCATTAATCAAAAAGTTACTTGGTAAAGAGCTACAACTGCCAGAAAAGGCTTGGAATACATTGAATTTCGGCTGGGCAATATTCTTTATTATTTGTATGTTGGTAAATATTTATATCAGCCATAATATGTCGGAAGAAGCTTGGGTTGATTTCAAATCTTTCGGAATTATTGGTATGACGCTGATTGCAACCATTATTTCGGGGGCTTATATCTACCGCTATTTACCTAAAGATGATTCAAATTCAAAAGATGGAGAAAAATAA
- the mglC gene encoding galactose/methyl galactoside ABC transporter permease MglC codes for MSALEKNKSFDLLKQNAIYFVLLILLGIIIAQDPTFLNLVNFSNILTQSSVRLIIALGVAGLLITQGTDLSAGRQVGLAAVISATMLQSMDNINRVFPEMGEIPIPVVILAVCVVGALIGLINGLVIAYLNVTPFIATMGTMIIVYGFNSLYYDAVGGSPIAGFSENFSTFAQGFFRVGSFKLSYITIYATIAALLVWIMWNKTRFGKNVFAIGGNPEAAKVSGVNVARNLVVIYMIAGMFYAFGGMLEAGRIGSATNNLGFMYELDAIAACVVGGVSFAGGVGTVIGVITGVIIFTVINYGLTYIGVNPYWQYIIKGSIIILAVAIDSLKYAKKK; via the coding sequence ATGAGTGCCTTAGAAAAAAACAAATCCTTTGATCTCTTAAAACAAAATGCGATTTATTTTGTGCTATTGATTTTGCTCGGCATCATCATTGCACAAGATCCAACATTCTTAAATTTAGTCAATTTCAGTAATATTCTCACTCAATCTTCTGTGCGTTTAATTATTGCTTTAGGGGTTGCGGGTTTATTGATTACACAAGGGACAGACTTATCTGCTGGTCGTCAAGTTGGTTTGGCTGCAGTTATCTCTGCAACAATGTTACAATCAATGGATAATATAAACCGTGTGTTCCCTGAAATGGGGGAAATTCCAATTCCTGTCGTAATTCTCGCAGTATGCGTTGTGGGTGCGCTAATTGGTTTGATTAATGGTTTAGTTATTGCGTATTTAAATGTTACCCCATTCATTGCGACAATGGGTACAATGATTATCGTATATGGTTTCAACTCACTATACTATGATGCTGTAGGTGGTTCGCCAATTGCAGGTTTTAGTGAAAATTTCTCAACATTTGCTCAAGGATTCTTCCGAGTCGGCAGCTTTAAACTCTCTTACATCACTATCTATGCCACGATAGCTGCATTATTAGTATGGATTATGTGGAATAAAACGCGTTTTGGTAAAAATGTCTTTGCCATTGGGGGAAATCCTGAAGCTGCAAAAGTATCTGGTGTAAATGTTGCACGTAATTTAGTTGTAATCTATATGATTGCAGGTATGTTCTATGCCTTTGGTGGTATGCTTGAAGCGGGTCGTATCGGTTCTGCAACTAACAACTTAGGTTTTATGTATGAATTAGATGCTATCGCCGCTTGCGTAGTGGGTGGTGTATCTTTCGCTGGTGGGGTAGGTACAGTAATTGGTGTTATCACTGGGGTTATTATCTTTACTGTTATCAACTACGGTTTAACTTACATCGGTGTAAACCCTTACTGGCAATACATCATTAAAGGTAGCATTATCATTCTAGCGGTAGCCATTGACTCGTTAAAATATGCGAAGAAAAAATAA
- the mglA gene encoding galactose/methyl galactoside ABC transporter ATP-binding protein MglA yields MTAQTQCQDSQVLLTMTNVCKSFPGVKALDNANLTVRSHSVHALMGENGAGKSTLLKCLFGIYAKDEGEILFLGKPVNFKTSKEALENGISMVHQELNLVRQTSVMDNLWLGRYPLKGPFVDHAKMYRDTKAIFDELDIDVDPKEKVAKLSVSQMQMIEIAKAFSYNAKIVIMDEPTSSLSEKEVEHLFKIIDKLKQRGCGIIYISHKMDEIFKICDEITILRDGKWINTVNVKESTMEQIVGMMVGRELTQRFPEKTNVPKEVILQVENLTAKNQPSIQNVSFELRKGEILGIAGLVGAKRTDIVEAIFGVRELTEGTIKLYGKTVTNHTALEAINNGFALVTEERRSTGIYSNLSIEFNSLISNMKSYLTPWKLLSTKKMKSDTQWVIDSMNVKTPSHRTTIGSLSGGNQQKVIIGRWLLTQPEILMLDEPTRGIDIGAKFEIYQLIQELAKKDKGIIMISSEMPELLGVTDRILVMSNGKLAGIVETAKTSQEEILQLAAKYL; encoded by the coding sequence ATGACAGCTCAAACTCAATGTCAAGACAGCCAAGTGCTGCTCACTATGACCAATGTCTGCAAGTCCTTTCCGGGTGTCAAAGCCTTAGATAACGCAAACTTAACTGTTCGTTCTCATTCTGTTCACGCTTTAATGGGTGAAAATGGTGCAGGTAAATCTACATTACTAAAATGCCTGTTCGGAATTTATGCCAAAGATGAAGGCGAAATTCTTTTCTTAGGCAAACCTGTCAATTTTAAAACATCAAAAGAAGCCCTTGAAAATGGTATTTCAATGGTACACCAAGAACTCAACCTCGTGCGCCAAACTAGCGTAATGGATAACTTGTGGCTTGGACGCTATCCACTTAAAGGGCCTTTTGTTGATCACGCGAAAATGTACCGTGATACTAAAGCAATTTTTGATGAATTAGATATTGATGTAGATCCGAAAGAAAAAGTCGCAAAGCTTTCAGTTTCCCAAATGCAGATGATCGAAATCGCGAAGGCGTTCTCGTACAACGCGAAAATAGTGATAATGGATGAACCCACATCCTCACTTTCTGAAAAAGAAGTCGAGCATCTATTTAAAATTATTGACAAATTAAAACAACGCGGTTGTGGCATTATTTATATTTCTCACAAAATGGATGAAATCTTCAAAATTTGTGATGAAATTACTATTTTACGCGATGGCAAATGGATCAATACGGTCAATGTGAAAGAATCCACTATGGAACAAATCGTGGGAATGATGGTTGGTCGCGAATTAACACAACGCTTCCCTGAAAAAACCAACGTGCCAAAAGAAGTGATTTTGCAAGTAGAAAATCTTACTGCAAAAAATCAACCCTCTATTCAAAATGTCTCTTTTGAGTTGCGTAAAGGCGAAATTCTCGGTATCGCAGGGTTGGTGGGGGCTAAACGTACTGATATTGTTGAAGCAATTTTTGGTGTGCGAGAATTAACTGAAGGAACCATTAAGTTATATGGAAAAACAGTAACAAATCACACCGCACTTGAAGCAATTAATAATGGCTTTGCATTGGTAACTGAAGAACGTCGTTCAACGGGGATTTATTCTAATTTAAGCATTGAGTTTAATTCACTGATTTCAAATATGAAATCTTATCTCACTCCGTGGAAATTACTTAGCACGAAGAAAATGAAAAGTGATACCCAGTGGGTAATTGATTCAATGAATGTTAAAACACCATCACACAGAACTACAATCGGTTCTCTTTCTGGTGGTAACCAACAAAAAGTCATTATTGGTCGTTGGCTTTTAACTCAACCTGAAATTCTGATGCTAGATGAGCCGACACGGGGTATCGACATCGGGGCAAAATTTGAAATTTATCAACTCATTCAAGAACTCGCTAAAAAAGATAAAGGCATTATTATGATTTCATCAGAAATGCCAGAATTATTGGGCGTAACTGACCGCATTTTAGTGATGAGTAACGGTAAATTAGCGGGTATCGTTGAAACTGCAAAAACATCGCAAGAAGAAATTTTGCAACTCGCGGCAAAATATTTATAA